In Lentibacillus amyloliquefaciens, one DNA window encodes the following:
- a CDS encoding YfhH family protein, producing MDYRYSDYTVDQLREEVGRLKEKAQKAEQFGNISEVAINERKMQMAIAYMMNPGDFKPHEVYELKGDPGYKFKINYINGVFAWGHRVNLLDEAHEKEEALPISLLGDKIEAS from the coding sequence ATGGATTACAGATATAGTGATTACACAGTAGATCAGCTGCGCGAGGAAGTCGGCAGATTGAAGGAAAAAGCACAAAAAGCCGAGCAGTTTGGCAATATCAGTGAAGTGGCCATCAACGAACGAAAGATGCAGATGGCGATTGCTTACATGATGAACCCGGGTGATTTCAAGCCGCATGAGGTATATGAGCTGAAAGGCGACCCTGGCTATAAATTTAAAATTAATTATATAAACGGTGTGTTTGCATGGGGCCATCGCGTCAATTTATTGGATGAAGCGCACGAAAAAGAAGAAGCATTACCAATATCACTGCTCGGGGACAAGATAGAGGCATCGTAA
- a CDS encoding YitT family protein: MYHVYKYAVLFAASIILGFAFNMFLLPHEVLSGGVTGLAMILGLVSPLNSGIWLVVLNIPVFLIGLMRLGKEFIWNSVLSVFITSMSMQYIPILQVAADPLLSAVFGGIITGVGIGLIVRLNGSTGGADIIGLVVTQKHDIPLGALIFGINSTVVFISGFVFSWNLALLTMASIYITGVVIDRIHTRHIKLSLMVVTTKGEELKNELIGNLIRGITVMNGYGAYTNNENKVLYTVITRYELALVKHLIKNTDPKAFVSISETSEVFGNFRKS; encoded by the coding sequence ATGTATCATGTTTATAAATATGCTGTTCTGTTTGCTGCTTCGATTATTTTAGGATTTGCCTTTAATATGTTTCTGCTTCCGCATGAGGTATTATCAGGCGGTGTAACAGGTCTTGCTATGATTTTGGGGCTTGTTTCCCCATTGAACTCAGGTATCTGGCTTGTTGTTTTAAACATTCCTGTATTTCTTATTGGATTAATGAGGCTGGGGAAGGAATTTATATGGAACAGTGTCCTTTCTGTCTTTATCACATCTATGTCGATGCAGTATATCCCGATATTGCAGGTAGCAGCAGATCCGTTATTGTCAGCGGTATTCGGAGGTATCATTACAGGTGTTGGGATTGGTCTCATTGTCCGATTGAACGGATCCACTGGGGGCGCTGATATTATAGGGCTCGTTGTTACTCAAAAACATGATATCCCGCTTGGTGCATTGATTTTTGGCATCAATAGTACTGTCGTGTTTATATCAGGGTTTGTGTTTTCCTGGAATTTGGCATTATTGACGATGGCCTCTATTTATATTACAGGTGTTGTAATCGACCGTATTCATACCCGTCATATAAAATTAAGTCTGATGGTTGTCACAACGAAAGGTGAAGAGCTAAAAAATGAACTTATTGGCAATTTGATCAGAGGTATTACGGTCATGAATGGCTATGGCGCTTACACGAATAATGAAAACAAAGTGCTGTATACTGTTATCACTCGCTATGAACTGGCACTTGTCAAGCATCTTATTAAGAATACAGATCCGAAAGCGTTTGTCAGTATAAGTGAAACCAGTGAAGTATTTGGGAACTTCAGGAAATCATGA
- a CDS encoding SDR family NAD(P)-dependent oxidoreductase, with translation MSTVAITGAGSGLGRALALKYAKNDYKVFLLGRDDTKLHLVQKEIQQKGGHAEVILCDVQEPASVSIAFQQIGELDVFINNAGVGIFGPLEDYTSEDIDKTLNTNVKGAILTVQSALPLIRKNSGRILTIISTAGLRGKVHESIYSASKFAVKGLTESLQKEWKDDPIAITAVYMGGMNTPFWDKSSHVEDPSVLKGPEGVAEQIFNEDDGRSEIVIDQ, from the coding sequence ATGTCTACGGTTGCCATTACCGGTGCGGGTAGCGGCCTTGGCCGTGCACTGGCACTGAAATATGCCAAAAATGATTATAAAGTGTTTTTACTGGGACGCGATGACACGAAACTTCATCTTGTCCAGAAAGAAATTCAACAAAAGGGAGGTCATGCAGAAGTAATCTTATGCGACGTGCAGGAGCCCGCTTCAGTGAGCATTGCTTTTCAGCAAATCGGCGAACTGGATGTTTTCATTAATAATGCAGGCGTCGGAATTTTTGGTCCGCTGGAAGATTACACAAGCGAAGATATCGACAAAACACTCAACACCAATGTTAAAGGTGCCATTCTGACCGTTCAGTCTGCACTTCCCCTTATCCGTAAAAATAGCGGACGAATTTTGACGATTATTTCAACGGCCGGTCTGCGCGGCAAAGTGCATGAATCCATTTATTCTGCCAGCAAATTTGCAGTAAAAGGGCTTACGGAAAGTCTGCAAAAAGAATGGAAAGATGACCCTATCGCTATCACTGCCGTTTACATGGGCGGTATGAACACCCCGTTTTGGGATAAATCATCCCATGTCGAAGATCCTTCCGTTCTGAAAGGGCCAGAAGGTGTGGCTGAACAGATTTTCAATGAAGACGACGGCCGCAGCGAAATTGTGATTGACCAGTAA
- the recX gene encoding recombination regulator RecX, which translates to MMPKITRITTQKKHKDRYNIFLDDGGGEKYGFSVDESILVEYRLRKQMELDDSTVTVLIQKDTLHKHYTLAINYLSYRMRTKKEMRDYLVQKEVDEEHISQIMKKLNEEGLTDDREFARSFVRTRMNTSSKGPILVRQELLQKGVAEELASEAVAIYSFDVQFEKALKLAEKNLRSNSKKSFRQQVQKMQGTLMQKGFTGDVVKEVTSELQNQKDDDAEWEALVKQGEKLLHKHRQKYSGFQLSQKVKEALYRKGFTIDLINTFLDEYMEQ; encoded by the coding sequence ATGATGCCTAAAATCACCCGGATCACAACACAAAAGAAACATAAAGATCGCTACAATATTTTTCTGGATGACGGAGGTGGGGAAAAGTATGGGTTCAGTGTCGATGAATCGATATTAGTTGAATATCGGCTGCGCAAACAGATGGAGCTGGACGACAGCACCGTGACCGTTCTCATCCAGAAAGATACACTTCATAAACACTATACCCTTGCCATCAATTATTTAAGCTACCGGATGCGCACAAAAAAAGAAATGCGTGATTATCTTGTTCAAAAAGAAGTGGATGAGGAACATATTTCACAAATAATGAAAAAGCTTAATGAAGAAGGACTTACAGATGACCGGGAATTTGCCCGTAGCTTTGTGCGGACGCGCATGAATACGTCAAGCAAAGGTCCGATTCTCGTCAGACAGGAACTGCTGCAAAAAGGCGTAGCTGAGGAGCTGGCCAGTGAAGCTGTGGCTATTTATTCATTTGATGTCCAATTTGAAAAAGCATTGAAACTCGCCGAGAAAAACCTTCGTTCAAACAGCAAAAAGTCATTTCGCCAGCAGGTCCAGAAAATGCAGGGAACGCTGATGCAAAAAGGCTTTACAGGTGATGTGGTTAAGGAAGTGACATCAGAGCTTCAGAACCAAAAAGATGACGATGCGGAATGGGAAGCGCTTGTTAAACAGGGTGAAAAACTGCTGCACAAACATCGGCAGAAATACAGTGGCTTTCAGCTCAGCCAAAAAGTAAAAGAAGCCCTGTATCGCAAAGGCTTCACAATTGATTTAATCAATACGTTTTTAGACGAGTACATGGAACAATAA
- a CDS encoding TIGR01777 family oxidoreductase, whose product MNIMITGGTGFVGTHLTKELTEKGHHVYVLTRSPEKRTDTNHIAYIGYDHPVKDLPRIHAVINLAGDSLFGYWTRKKKKVIRTSRINTTQKVIRMMEQMETKPDVFISGSAVGFYGTSEELIFTEQTINPGDDFLADVVVDWEQTAKQAEQLGIRTVYTRFGVILGQVGALPLMKLPVKMFAGGRIGNGEQWVSWVHIKDVVGLIHFCMFNEQINGPVNVTAPNPKRNKDFTRVLADILNRPFWLPAPAFMVWTAIGEMSLLIEKGQYVLPKKAKDFHYPFSYPDLKEALDETER is encoded by the coding sequence ATGAATATCATGATAACCGGCGGAACCGGATTTGTTGGTACTCACCTGACAAAGGAACTCACTGAAAAAGGGCATCACGTGTACGTACTAACCCGCTCACCTGAGAAGCGTACAGACACCAATCATATCGCATACATCGGCTATGACCATCCGGTTAAAGATCTGCCGAGAATTCATGCGGTCATTAACCTTGCCGGCGACTCACTGTTCGGTTATTGGACCAGAAAGAAAAAGAAAGTCATCCGCACTAGCCGGATTAACACCACGCAAAAGGTCATCAGGATGATGGAACAAATGGAAACTAAACCGGATGTATTCATCAGCGGTTCAGCCGTCGGTTTTTACGGAACGTCAGAAGAACTCATATTCACAGAACAAACCATAAACCCCGGAGATGACTTCCTGGCCGATGTTGTTGTGGATTGGGAACAGACGGCAAAACAGGCGGAACAGCTTGGCATTCGAACTGTTTATACACGATTTGGTGTCATTTTGGGACAAGTTGGTGCGCTGCCTCTGATGAAACTTCCGGTTAAAATGTTTGCAGGCGGCAGGATTGGAAACGGTGAGCAGTGGGTTTCCTGGGTTCATATAAAAGATGTTGTCGGTCTAATACATTTTTGCATGTTTAACGAACAAATCAACGGACCCGTCAATGTGACCGCACCCAATCCGAAACGGAATAAAGATTTCACCCGTGTGCTTGCCGATATCCTTAACCGCCCCTTCTGGCTCCCGGCCCCAGCCTTTATGGTCTGGACAGCTATCGGGGAGATGAGCTTATTAATCGAAAAAGGGCAGTATGTTTTGCCGAAAAAAGCCAAAGACTTTCATTATCCGTTTTCCTATCCGGATCTCAAAGAGGCACTTGATGAAACAGAACGATAG
- a CDS encoding PLD nuclease N-terminal domain-containing protein: MIGVLILDVIDLLSKINWGVIAPLIVIQFILLIVAAIDLIRAEKTNGPKWMWILVIILINFVGPVLYFIFGRRND; this comes from the coding sequence ATGATTGGAGTGCTCATATTGGATGTCATCGATCTTTTAAGCAAAATCAACTGGGGTGTAATAGCACCATTGATCGTTATTCAATTCATTTTGCTGATTGTTGCGGCTATAGACCTTATCCGTGCGGAAAAAACAAATGGGCCAAAGTGGATGTGGATTCTGGTCATTATTTTGATTAACTTTGTTGGACCGGTTCTTTATTTTATTTTTGGAAGGAGAAACGACTAA
- a CDS encoding ABC transporter ATP-binding protein: MILLSADNLTKIYDRQPVVDRVSFKFESGKCIALIGPNGAGKTTTLRTLSGLIKPTSGTITFAGKKQNADNRESIGYLPQHPVFFKWMSGKEFLVYVGRLAHLSKQKSVKRAEKLLERVGLSESANKRIGKYSGGMKQRLGIAQAMIHQPKLLMLDEPVSSLDPIGRREVLTLMEELKNDITILFSTHILSDADEVSDELLLLHEGRIMESGSMTDLRERYQTAKIELSFEGDLIVYREKLNALKHVTNSWIDRGYLHVTVSDMTAARHDILAAASAEEWALTSFSINRTSLEDMFMKAVKS; encoded by the coding sequence ATGATCTTGCTAAGCGCAGACAATTTAACCAAAATTTATGACCGCCAACCTGTAGTCGACAGAGTCAGCTTCAAGTTTGAATCCGGTAAATGCATCGCCCTGATTGGTCCAAATGGTGCCGGTAAAACAACAACACTCAGAACGCTTTCAGGATTAATTAAGCCGACAAGCGGAACCATTACATTTGCTGGTAAGAAACAAAATGCTGATAATCGGGAATCAATTGGCTATTTGCCGCAGCACCCTGTCTTTTTTAAATGGATGAGTGGGAAAGAGTTCCTTGTCTATGTCGGCCGTCTTGCTCATTTATCCAAACAGAAATCCGTTAAACGAGCGGAAAAACTGCTTGAGCGTGTCGGCCTTTCAGAATCCGCTAATAAAAGAATCGGCAAATATTCCGGCGGCATGAAACAGCGGCTCGGCATTGCTCAGGCGATGATTCACCAGCCAAAGCTGCTGATGCTTGATGAACCGGTATCCTCACTCGATCCGATTGGCAGACGGGAAGTACTGACATTAATGGAAGAGCTGAAAAACGATATAACGATTTTATTTTCGACACATATTTTAAGTGATGCGGACGAAGTGAGTGATGAATTACTGCTCCTGCATGAAGGCAGAATCATGGAATCAGGATCAATGACTGACCTTCGGGAAAGATATCAAACTGCCAAAATTGAACTCAGTTTTGAAGGGGATTTAATCGTCTACAGGGAAAAGCTAAACGCCCTTAAGCATGTCACAAATTCGTGGATCGACCGCGGGTATCTTCATGTGACCGTCAGCGATATGACAGCAGCCCGGCATGATATTTTAGCAGCCGCTTCAGCTGAAGAATGGGCACTTACATCTTTCAGCATCAACCGGACTTCTCTTGAAGATATGTTCATGAAGGCGGTGAAGAGCTGA
- a CDS encoding ABC transporter permease, translated as MQWWVLFHKELVENVRNVKWIWVPLVMILIAVMDPLTNYYLPQIIEATGGLPDGTQIDLPEYQPSDVVMLSLGQFNTIGVAIIALISMGTIAGERKSGVSELVLVKPVSYTNYITAKWASTACLILVSFALGMLASWYYINLLFGELSFGALLQVLFFYGLWFMLVVSLSIFYNAIFKIPGLIAFLTIATVGLISIVTSVFSHVLEWSPSRISPYIQQMVITGNAPSDLTCAAIVTGIMIGLLLIASVMIFRKKEMAS; from the coding sequence ATGCAATGGTGGGTGCTTTTTCATAAAGAATTAGTAGAAAACGTTCGCAATGTGAAATGGATCTGGGTCCCGCTGGTTATGATACTGATTGCTGTCATGGACCCGCTGACTAACTATTACTTGCCGCAAATTATTGAAGCAACAGGCGGGCTGCCGGATGGAACACAAATTGACCTGCCGGAATATCAGCCGAGTGACGTCGTTATGTTGAGTCTCGGTCAATTCAACACGATTGGCGTGGCAATCATTGCTCTTATATCAATGGGGACCATTGCCGGTGAGCGTAAAAGCGGCGTGTCGGAACTGGTTCTTGTTAAGCCCGTTTCCTATACGAATTACATTACAGCCAAATGGGCTTCAACTGCCTGTTTGATACTGGTTTCCTTTGCGCTTGGCATGCTTGCCAGCTGGTATTATATCAATTTGTTATTCGGTGAATTATCGTTTGGTGCACTACTGCAGGTACTGTTTTTTTACGGATTATGGTTCATGCTTGTTGTGTCACTGTCGATTTTTTACAATGCCATATTCAAAATACCAGGACTGATTGCATTCTTGACAATCGCAACAGTTGGACTCATCAGTATAGTGACATCAGTTTTTTCCCATGTCCTTGAATGGAGCCCCAGCCGCATCTCCCCATATATTCAGCAAATGGTGATTACGGGCAATGCTCCATCAGACTTAACCTGTGCGGCTATCGTGACAGGCATCATGATTGGATTGCTGTTAATCGCCTCAGTCATGATATTCAGGAAAAAGGAAATGGCAAGTTAA
- the ltrA gene encoding group II intron reverse transcriptase/maturase, with amino-acid sequence MDNIRHKDRKLRHSEYYGMQEVYDKLYQRSVENQNFKSLMKIITSDNNILLAYRNIKRNGGSTTTGVDGKTIKDIEILDTDEFLNIVKRRFACYKPRKVKRVEIPKPNGKKRPLGIPSIWDRIAQQCFLQVLEPICEAKFNSHSHGFRPNKSTEHAIADCAKKMNIIKMQYVVDIDIKGFFDEVWHSKLIRQLWAMGIRDKQVLVIIRKMLESPIQFPNGKVFTPTKGTMQGGILSPLLANVNLNEFDWWIANQWENRRMSEIKTQYNSNGTEHMGNHHKKMRSHTNLKECYFVRYGDDFKVFCPDRKTAEKLYHACKQWLEERLRLPISEEKSKITYLRKEESEFLGFSLKLERKGKNRYVMHSHICTKAINRMKQELKAQIIQIQKAPRRADGIRAIGKYNSKVIGMHNYYRIATHVNKDFKKIHYPVLLTMNTRLINSGLSKTGKYTGKDKGIVRYTNSKNMRYLLGRPIIPVSYVRHRKPMYPKTYINKYTSQGRKLIHDNQKAVSEASLQWLREHPVINDRATVEFNDNRISLYVAQYGRCSVTEEELEITDMHCHHKKPYHLTHDDSYNNLTLIKPEAHALIHAIRTDTINEYLAILKLNEQQLHKLNKLRKSVGNKKIKQ; translated from the coding sequence AAAGAAGTGTCGAAAACCAAAATTTCAAATCACTCATGAAAATCATTACATCTGATAACAATATTCTTTTGGCATATAGAAATATAAAACGAAATGGCGGAAGTACAACAACAGGTGTAGATGGTAAAACAATTAAAGATATTGAGATACTGGACACTGATGAATTTCTAAACATCGTGAAAAGAAGGTTTGCGTGTTATAAACCAAGAAAGGTTAAACGAGTAGAAATACCGAAACCAAACGGTAAGAAACGCCCACTGGGTATTCCGTCTATATGGGACAGAATAGCACAACAATGTTTCTTACAGGTTTTAGAGCCAATATGTGAAGCAAAATTCAACTCACATAGTCACGGTTTCAGACCAAATAAATCAACGGAACACGCAATAGCCGACTGTGCAAAGAAGATGAATATCATCAAAATGCAATATGTGGTCGATATAGATATCAAAGGATTCTTCGATGAAGTATGGCATTCAAAACTAATTAGGCAGCTCTGGGCTATGGGAATACGAGATAAACAAGTCCTAGTCATTATCAGGAAAATGTTGGAGTCGCCGATACAATTTCCAAATGGAAAAGTATTCACACCGACGAAAGGAACGATGCAAGGCGGTATTTTATCGCCATTACTTGCTAACGTAAATCTCAATGAGTTCGATTGGTGGATAGCGAATCAATGGGAAAATCGAAGAATGTCGGAGATAAAAACCCAATACAATTCCAATGGGACTGAACACATGGGAAATCACCATAAAAAAATGCGCTCACATACTAATCTTAAGGAATGCTATTTCGTAAGATATGGTGATGATTTCAAGGTTTTCTGCCCGGATAGAAAAACAGCAGAAAAACTATATCATGCTTGTAAGCAGTGGTTAGAAGAACGTTTACGTTTGCCAATATCGGAGGAGAAGTCCAAGATCACTTACCTTCGTAAAGAAGAAAGCGAGTTTTTAGGTTTCTCACTAAAGTTAGAAAGAAAAGGCAAAAATCGCTATGTTATGCATTCCCATATATGCACCAAAGCTATTAATCGAATGAAACAGGAACTAAAAGCACAAATAATACAGATTCAGAAAGCTCCTAGACGTGCTGACGGGATTAGAGCAATTGGCAAGTACAATAGTAAAGTTATAGGAATGCACAACTACTATAGGATAGCCACACATGTCAATAAGGATTTCAAGAAAATTCACTACCCAGTGCTTTTAACAATGAATACCCGATTGATAAATTCTGGACTATCTAAAACTGGAAAATATACCGGAAAGGATAAAGGTATAGTCAGATACACAAATTCGAAGAATATGAGATACCTGCTCGGTAGACCCATAATTCCTGTGAGTTACGTACGGCACCGAAAGCCTATGTACCCTAAAACATACATTAATAAATATACCTCACAAGGTAGAAAACTAATTCATGACAATCAAAAGGCTGTGTCCGAAGCTTCACTTCAATGGCTACGAGAACACCCTGTAATAAATGACCGTGCAACGGTCGAATTTAATGATAACAGGATTTCCTTGTATGTCGCGCAATATGGTAGGTGCTCCGTAACAGAAGAGGAATTAGAAATAACTGATATGCACTGTCATCATAAAAAACCGTACCACCTAACACATGATGACAGCTATAACAACTTGACGCTCATAAAACCCGAAGCACATGCGCTTATACATGCAATAAGAACCGATACTATCAATGAATATCTAGCGATATTAAAGCTTAATGAACAGCAGCTTCATAAGCTTAACAAGTTGCGTAAGTCAGTGGGAAACAAGAAAATTAAACAATAA